A region of the Mus caroli chromosome 7, CAROLI_EIJ_v1.1, whole genome shotgun sequence genome:
AGGAGAAGGAAACGTTGGTTGTGATGTGCTGTGTGAGagtaaaataactaaaatgacAACTGTCCCTGGTAGTCGAGGAGGCTTAACTAATGAGCAGAGTGCAAAACCACAACGGAGGTTTGAAGGATAGAGTAGTCTGTACAACCACTGGTTTATTCAGAGAACATTCAGGTGTATGGTGTACAGCATCATTTTATATAGATGAAAGAATCATGAGCCATAAGTAACTCAAAAATCTGTTACTTAGATCCACTGTCATGTTCTCTAATGCATCCAAAGATGCATAGttccacaaaaatataaaattataaggcTTCATCTCATATCTTTTCTGTATTATCAGTCTGAAGACAAGGTGAcaaaaaaaagattcattcatttttaaaacacacaataTATCTAGAACCATAACAGAAAAGTGAATATGGGGCTGTACAAAAGAAATAATCAGTAGTCTCACGTGTATTGGCATTGTATAATGCAGAGGAGTGAGGACCAGACCTGCACTCCTGGACGAACAAGCACATGGAacaaatccaatttaaaaaaaaaaaaatcctgatctttttttcttctgtatttgacatactgttttgaaaaacattttccacTTACTTTTTTACAAATAAGTGGGGCTGTCGAAGGACAGGCAGTACCTTTCAGgtgttcttgcctagcatgtgcaaggccctgggtttggtccttgGCACTGCAAATATTAGCTTACACATACACTCAGAATATCTCAAAGTGGTTTAGCTTTATTTACCTCTACTTTTTTGCCTCCATGGAATTTTCTGGTTGATTTGACAACGGGAAATGGGATCCAGAAGTGAGATTTCCTGTTCTGCCCTCAATTCCCAGGTGGGCCATTAGGGCTGTGGTGCCAGATCAGAAGTTAGGTGTCTGCAGCCTAGTGCTGTCTTTGGAGtcttaaaatgagaaaatcacactgtaggacttgGAATAAGATGagaaacccaaaaaaaaaaaaaaaaaaaaaaaaaaaagcctttccccagcaaacaaacacatgcaaacatgatCTGAATGCATGCCCTCTGTGCTGACCAGTGCCATGGGGAGGACATTCTCCCACCCCCAGGACTGACCTATGAGTTGGTGAGGTATTCCTGCATGTACTCACCAGCACCCTGACAGATGCCAGCAACCACAGAGTATTGGCAGGGCCCAGCCTCATCCTTGTCAGATCAGTAGATGCAACTTCTAAGAGGCAATGGCTCCAAGGGTCAGCCTTTGAAATGATAGCCAACTGCAGCTAATAATAAACCAGTACTTTAGGCCAAGAGAGATGAGTGGTTATTGGCTGATGAGCCACCCTCCTTCTCAATGACACGTTATAAAATCCTTGTTTCTCCTCAGGAAATTCCTACAAATTTAGAGTGTAGCCCCATCGGCACCATGGCGGTTCTTGGCATCACCGTTGCCTTGCTGGTCTGGATCGCCACCCTCCTCCTCGTATCCATCTGGAAACAGATCTATAGAAGTTGGAACCTGCCCCCAGGACCTTTCCCAATTCCTTTCTTTGGAAACATTTTTCAGCTGGATTTGAAGGATATTCCCAAGTCTTTCACCAAGGTAAGGGAAACATTGCTGTATTAAGAAAACGAGTTAGAGATTagatataatgtgtatatattaaaCTCATTGTCAGCTGTTATCCAATGACAGATTACCAAGATACTGAATTAACAGTTCAGTCCATCTTGGGCATGAACACTCACCGTGAGTAGTCCCATGCAGGCTCAGAGGCCCTGTGCATTTGAAGTGATTATGAGATACTGATGTCGTTGGTAACATCCTGTGCCAACTGATACAACAGGTGTATCCTGGCTGGTATCAACCTGTGTCCAAGAACAGACTGAAAAGGAAAATGCTGAGCCAGCTGTGACTCACCAGATTAACAGCATCTGCCTTTTGCTAATGCTGTGACATTGCATGGACTAACCAGTCCTGGCATGGAATTGATGCTTGGTGTCTGTTAAGGATTGTCTTTGCATGTGGCAGGGTAGCTACGGGCTTCAAGAGCATTGGCTCCAAGTTAGCTTGTACTGCTAGGTAAGGTAGAGCCTTAACTTTAGAGGCAAACAAGAACATGGTGAGTGTTGGCACTGATTAAAAAGGCACAGAGAAGAGAAGTGTGTCTAGATAGAAGGAAGGTCCCCCACAAACCCAGAAGCTTGAGGTGGAAAGAGTATCCCCATATCAGACGAGACAAAATGCCCTTTCCCCAAGTCCCTGTAACTCTCTGTGAAGAACAGGAACAATAAGAGGAGATGTGGTCTGTCTAAAGCAGGCTAAGTCCTGTCTATCTTCTGTGCATTGGTCCCTGTAGTTGGCAAAGCGCTTCGGGCCAGTGTTCACACTGCACCTGGGTCACAGGCGCATCGTGGTCCTGCATGGCtacaaggctgtcaaggaggtgCTACTGAACCACAAGAACGAATTCTCTGGCCGAGGGGACATTCCTGTGTTCCAGGAGTACAAGAACAAGGGTAAGTTGGCTTCTTGAGCTGTTGGAGGGGGCAAATTAACAGACTACTTCGAGTACCATTTGATCCTACAAATCTTAGTGGCAGTAACAGAATAAACAACAAGGCAAAGGCTCAGATGATGTCTTGTACCTGCATGGAAGCTGCTTTGTGGCTTGTATGGAGCAGGCACTGTGAACCCATGACACTTCCAGACCTCCATCCTCACCATAGCCCTGATCGACTTAAAGAGTGTCACAGACCACCCCAGCTGCGTATGGGGGTCtctggaatgagggtccttgaagctaggtgggtaaggattcggcagtgacaaacagaaacaaacacagaggcagtttgaatctgagtgtattttgcagctctcaagcaggggattttatacattaaaaaaaccaaacattacatctcttagaaactatatccagtgagacaatcacaaataccaacaaaaatcatttggcacagtaaagcacaaaaatcatccaagcattacaactctgaaactatgtattcagtgaatcacaaacagaacaggtaacatcattataaaccatcaaaatataacaatccTAAAAGGGTGTATTCAATTGGGGGCTGTCATtcaaggctagtggcatatttccaagagcaggttaataaatctttagtggtcagtgctcttaaccactgaactaactttccagccccatggtcaattattacttaacatctagtgcctgatttttttataaatcttcaaagtgtaaatttaaactattttaattctttctaattatggctttctttaccatataccaaaacccACCTCTGGTGACACacgtgtagccatatgaaattttattgttgggaaaacTTGTATCTATcaaaatagttttgtaaatgatttaaaaagtaaagcattgGTTTCCCCAGGGATAAGGTCATGACCCCttctctagggatggtttcttactcATTATTCttgcttaagatcttggcctaggctaccaggaacatgtagataagaaaaggaataagagaaaacaaaacatgccaTGAGAAGTACAGCTCAATATTTTCCCCTCTCGGGCAAAGAGTTCACAAccagttccaggaggcctcccccttttgaggtcagtctgtggaacttgtcatacagatcctactggaggtggtgtggcaatAGAGAATGGCTGATGGGTTGTTTCTGAACCCAGGAAGTCTTCCCCAAAGGATTGCTCCTCAGGCTCCTGTGCTTGTCTATGCTTCTTGGGACTCTTTCCACTCAGCCTTGTCTGTCTCTGAGCTGTAGCTGGTTGCATGCACCCAAGTCCTTTCACTCGCTTACCCCTGTCTGGCACTCTGTTTGCAGGGATGGGCCAGGCCTTAGGTGTTTGCTTTCCTCTATTGTaactggagagagacagagagagagagagagagagagagagagagagagagagagagagagagagatgttctcCCCTGCAGATGGGAATGCAGGCTAGTTTTTCTGTTTTCACAGCTCCACCTTCTGCTGAGTGTGGGCACCCAGAGCCAGAGCTACTCCCAGCTCACTGGTGCCACCTGCCTCCCCAGCCTTCATCTTAACCGTACCTTCTTACTTCCACTTACTTTCACTCCAAGTATCCCAAAGCCGATGGAGATAAGGTGCCCTGATTCCACCGAGTCAGCACTGGTGATGGGTTTCTATGAagctttttccttttgtgtgagATTTTAGGTCAAAGCATGGCCGGCTTTATGTCTTTCCCTCAGTGTCTAGCTTGGTTTCCCAGACTGTTTCCAAAACGATTTTACCTCAGGCATTTGATGTCCCCTTATTAATACTGTGGGTTTCTGTACTATctcaggaggaaaaaaacagaAGTGACTATCTCAGTTCTTGTCCTCTGATTGAAAAGGGACCAAGCAAGGTGACAAGGACCTGTTGGGAAGGGCACAAACCTCTAACCCAGCTCAGGATATAGGCCAGTGCAATTAGGGTCTGTCTTTCCACAGGCTAGATTCAAAAGGCATTTGCTGCCCCTGCCTGGGGGCTCCAAAGTCCTATTGTCATGCATCCCACACAACAGCGGGCTCTATAAACTCAGGTGGGCCTTGGGTAAGAATGACTTTCAGTCTCCAGTGTTCTTCATGTGAATGGTTGTTCTAATAACATAACATTAAGCACGGGTGTGTGGCAATGTACCAAGATAAGTGCACGAATCTTTGAGTAAATGCTGAGAAAGTGTGGTCCTGACCTGGATAATCAGCCTAGTGAAAGGCCGCCTTGCCTTGCCGCAGAGGTTGGCTGCCAGCTCTGCCACTCTCAGTCACTGGGTCACTCCTTTAATATTAAGGATAAAACTGACCCACGACACTTAGCTCATGTCACATAcatcccttccccttctcaggCTGGCCATCTCttgttctagaaagttctttaGACCATAGTACGCATATGTTCCCTGAGAACTCCCACACGTGCTGCTGCATGTTCCACTAGACATCTCACATGTGATTAGACTGTTAACATGGAAAAGATTATGAGAGTACAAGATGCAAGCAAGCTCTGCACCCTATGTGGTTATAACTCATTTTAGTTTGTCTCAGAATGCTCAGAGCCTAGTAGGTAGGTGCCTTAGACACAGTAAATACCAAAACATTATTTACTGAAGAAATGATGGTAGGAACGTACGAGAAGTGGTGGGAAgaggataaagaaaaagaagtactCCTGGAGTGTAGAGGGACCAGAGGGCTTTGCTAGGCAAGAGCTGGGTAGGACTGGGTGGGGCTGTCCCTGGATACCTTGAACTGATTCCAAGGGGATCCAAGAGCTCCAAGAAACAACTAGCAAGCCATCAATCAGGAGGACCTAGATTCAGTTTTGAGGAATGAAAAAATGCCCACAGAATTAGCTGAGctagagaaaaaaggaaagaaaaattcttttcaGAGTTGCTGATTCCCAGTGTCTTTATGGGGGTCACCAGGCCATGTTCTGGGAGtaaaacaatacattttcttTGAAGGGAACATACACCCTAACATTTAATTGAGAGGAAATAGCACTGTCTTTCTATCTTAATGTCTCCAAACTTGGAAGTCTTCTGGCCTTTAGATTTTAGTAAAGGATGTTGATTTGAAACCATAAGGCCTTGAGTTGAAGGGCTTATGTTGTGAAGGTTAAAATCCATGAGCTCAGATATGCTGCTTAGAATTCTATCAGGAGGCATAAAGAGGAGAGTCCATTTTTAAGAGTGGCTGCCTGCAGTTTATTTAGCTTGGTAAAAGTTCAGAACAAAGCatgaaaccaaagaaaacagGTGCTCGGAAGAAACACTGTGAAACACAGCCTGCCGGTCCCTTTCCTTGCGCCTCCTCTACACCTGTACATCGCACCCAGTACCCAAGTGCAGCCTTTATCCATACTTCTCAGGTTCTTcattaatgtttcttttaatgtCTCCTTTTCCTACAAACAgcaaccagttctcttaactcCCAGCCagccctcctcccagttcccagCCCAGCCATTTCAAAGGTTTCTCCCAACCAGTCCTCCCTCTGTTCCCCAAAAGTCTGCATAAAACAGTTCCTTCTCCCAGATTTCCCAATTCTAGCATTTCCAAACTATAACTATTCTAGCCTATCTgttcttctcagcttctcctggctcaGCTGCAAtcaactgtcttctcttctcactctgcctgcccaGTTCCCTTTCAACTGTCCCCTAATGATATCTTCCCTGGCTCGGCTCAGCTTCTCCCGCAACCGTCTCCTGTTTTTCACTCTGCTCAATCTCCTGGCTCAGCTGCACCATCTTCTTTTCTTTGGCCCCTACTggatcttctttctttctgcaccAACTGTCTTCACTAACCCTCATCTCTGATCATACTCTTCTGCCACCTGGCCCCTAATCCCCTTCTCTTAGCCTCTGCTGGCATGTTATATGCTCTCCTCTTCCCAGAAGTCCAAGAGGCAACCAGACACTGAAGGTCATGGTGTCAAACAGTTCTCTTAAAGGACCAGTTGACTAGCAACTGGAGATCCTTTAAAGGGCCAAGCACACAACATAAAGCACACTAAACCCAAGACCATTTCCCCCTACTTCTTCAAGAGTTGGGTATTTATAGTAACTTCTGTTGGTCCCTTTTTCTTAGGGATTATTTTCAATAATGGACCCACATGGAAGGACGTGCGGAGGTTTTCCCTAAGTATCCTCCGTGACTGGGGAATGGGGAAACAGGGTAATGAGGCCCGCATCCAAAGAGAGGCACACTTCCTGGTGGAGGAGCTCAAAAAGACCAAAGGTTAGTATCTCAGCAGTCGGGAAGGGCTGTGGGTAGGGTCCCAAGGCCATTGAACAACCTGAAGACAGTTGCAGCTAAAGGAaccctggggaaggaagagatCAAGTTGGTCCCCTGGTACTGCCTTCTCAATTTGAGTCCCAGCTCTTTCCAGGAGAGCAAAAGTGGCTGTCAGGCATGTTCCATAAGTAGCATTAAAAAGTAAAGACACTTGGAGGCTCACACATTCACTGTGTCCTCAGTGAGAGCTCATAGAAGACTGGGATGGCTAGGGAAGACAGACCATGGTAAGGTGCTCACATTGTTTTCCAGGCCAGCCTTTTGACCCCACCTTTCTGATTGGCTGTGCACCCTGCAATGTCATTGCGGATATCCTCTTCAACAAACGCTTCGATTACAATGACAAGAAGTGTCTGGAGCTCATGAGTTTGTTCAATGAAAACTTCTACCTGCTGAGTACTCCCTGGATCCAGGTGACCCTGCTCCTCCTTTTCCATAAACCTTCAGTTGCACTGTTTCCattagaaagggaagaaaaattcaGATTGCATGAGAGGGACCGACCTAGAAAGTCAAACTACAGGAACATACAGGAGGGCATTTGTCTAGGTTGGCTTCTCACTCCAGGATCCGTGTATACTTGAATGTGTACACATTCCTACCCACACGACTTGGAGAACAGCACTCTCAAAAGACACCATGGGACCCAAAATTTTAAACAGTATGATAAAGACaaccataaattcattgtttggaGGCTCCTATCAGTTACATAGTTTTGTTCTCCTTAGGCTTACAATTACTTTTCGGATTATCTACAATACCTACCTGGAAGCCacagaaaaatcatgaaaaatgtGTCTGAAATAAGACAGTACACACTTGAAAAAGCCAAGGAGCACCTTAAGTCACTGGACATCAACTGCGCCCGGGATGTGACTGACTGTCTCCTCATAGAGATGGAGAAGGTAGAGAGCAAGATGGGCTGGGATGGGCAGGGGTGCATCAT
Encoded here:
- the LOC110297258 gene encoding cytochrome P450 2E1, which encodes MAVLGITVALLVWIATLLLVSIWKQIYRSWNLPPGPFPIPFFGNIFQLDLKDIPKSFTKLAKRFGPVFTLHLGHRRIVVLHGYKAVKEVLLNHKNEFSGRGDIPVFQEYKNKGIIFNNGPTWKDVRRFSLSILRDWGMGKQGNEARIQREAHFLVEELKKTKGQPFDPTFLIGCAPCNVIADILFNKRFDYNDKKCLELMSLFNENFYLLSTPWIQAYNYFSDYLQYLPGSHRKIMKNVSEIRQYTLEKAKEHLKSLDINCARDVTDCLLIEMEKEKHSQEPMYTMENISVTLADLFFAGTETTSTTLRYGLLILMKYPEIEEKLHEEIDRVIGPSRAPAVRDRMNMPYMDAVVHEIQRFINLVPSNLPHEATRDTVFQGYVIPKGTVVIPTLDSLLFDNYEFPDPETFKPEHFLNENGKFKYSDYFKAFSAGKRVCVGEGLARMELFLLLSAILQHFNLKSLVDPKDIDLSPVTIGFGSIPREFKLCVIPRS